The window TGTGATGGAGGTGTACTAAACAACTTTCCTGCAGACATCATCAGGGATGAATGTGATAAACTGATTGGTGTATTTGTATCTCCACCCAACGAAGCTAAAATTAAAGACCTGAACTCCATTAAAGCTATTGTTTCCCGTTCTTACGATTTACTTTCCTACAGAATTGAAAAAGTAAAATTTGAGTACTGCGACTGGTTCATTTCCTCTCAGAAACTATCTTCTTATGGCACTTTTGAGCGAAGAAAAGACAGACTGGAAGAAATTTTTAATATCGGGTACAAAGCTGCTAAAGAAAGTTATGAAGCCAGTGGTTTTTTTGAAGAATTAAAACAATCCGGAACATAAAAAATCCCGCATATTGATGCAGGATTTTATTTTATAAAAGGGAAAACGATTTTGAGTTCTTAAAGAGAAGTTATAGATAGGCTATAACAACCTCCAGCTTTTCCAGTTTAATTTTTCACTACATATCCGTCCTGGCGAACAATTTCACGGTCATTAGCATCATTTACCACCAATGTATAAGGTGCTTTTTTCGGAGAATCCGTAAGATAATTTCTCCAGATCTGATAGCTATGGCCCTCATTATTGAAGTTGATATAATAGTTGCCGCCTGTACCATCAGGAATTAGTTCACCATCACTGATGATCATACTTGGTTTTGCCGTAATCTTGGTGTTGGCATTCCACGACTGGTAAAGGTACTTGCCGTTTGGTTGTTTGTCAATTCTTATCTTGAACTTTTTGGTTTTGATGATGACAGTCTTCGGTACCTGCTGAAAGGTAGAGGAAGTAATAAAACGGTCTGTTGTTGGATTCGGAACTTCTTTGGCATTAACGAAAGAAAACTGAGCTAAACAGAAAGTTCCTAATAAAATATGCTTTATCATATTAAATGGTTATTGGTTAACATTTTAGATTCTATCAAATATAACGCCATTTTTCAATTTAGAATATAAATATAGAGTACTGAAAATTAGTTTTTTGCAGCTTTTGAATGCTTGTTTTTTGAAAATAATAATACTGATTTTCAATTGATTATTATTTTATTGGCAAAATATTGTCAATTTCTGAAACAACTGATTACTTTTCTTATGTACATTTGTACCATCAAAGGATCTCGTTCCTTTATTATCAAAATGAAACTAATTAACTTTAAGTTTTCTTTATTAAAAGTATCAGAAATCATCTTCACGATTTTTAATACATCTCCTCCTGTAATTTCTTAATTTTTTCGAAAGAATTATCACATAATTCGTACTCTGTTTTTTCATATACCGAAGAAATAGAGCACAATCCCTGTTTTCAAATATAATCAAAAACAAAAAACAAAACTATGGAATTAGCTTTTCATGGCTGGATGATTCCGGCCGTAATTGCACTGTTGTGCATACTTTTTTATAAATTCATTTTAAGAATTTTCTTTGGATTAATCATTGTCCCTCAGGACAAAATAGGGTTAGTTACCAAAAAATTTGTGCTGGTTGGTAAGCAGGAACTTCCGGAAGGAAGAATTATCGCCACCAATGGAGAAGCAGGTTTTCAGGCCCAGACATTAGCTCCGGGCGTATATTTCAGAAAATGGATATGGCAGTATTCTATCGATTTTCAGCCTTTTATAGTGATTCCCACAGGAAAAATAGGATTATTATTGGCAAAAGATGGTGCAGAATTAGAAACCGGAAGAATCTTAGGCAGAAAAGTGGACTGTGATTCTTTTCAGGATGCTGAAGCTTTTTTGAAAAACGGAGGAAGGAAAGGCCGTCAGACCGCGATTATTGCGCCGGGATCCTACAGAATCAATACGCTGCTTTTTGAAATAGAATTAACGGATATGACTCAGATTCCTGATAATGCAGTGGGAATTATCACGACCATGGAAGGAGATCCCTTGGCAGAAGGTCAGATTGCCGGTAAGATTATCAATGATCATAATAAGTTTCAGGACGTAGATACTTTTTTAAACAAAGGAGGATTTAAAGGGCTTCAGGAACAGGTAATTCTGGCAGGTTCCTATTTCCTGAATCCCTGGTTTACAAAAGTTGAAATGGTGAAAATGACGGAAATTCCAATTGGCCATGTGGGAGTCATTATCAGTTATGTAGGAGAAGAAGGACTGGATTTGAGCGGGATTGATTTTAAACATGGAAATATAGTGGAGAAAAGCCATAAAGGAGTTTGGGCAGAACCTATTGGTCCCGGAAAATATCCTATCAATCCTTACATTATGAAGGTTGAACTTGTTCCGACTACCAATTTGGTGCTAAACTGGGCCTATGAAAGAAGCGAGTCTCACCAACTGGATAAAAACCTTTCAACGATTACAGTACGAAGTAAAGACGGTTTCCCTTTCAATCTTGATGTATCGCAAATCATCCATATTCCTACGTATGAAGCTCCAAAAGTAATAGCCCGTTTTGGAAATATGATCAATCTTGTAAGTCAGGTTTTAGAACCAACCATTGGAAACTATTTCAGAAACTCAGCACAGGATAGTGATGTGATTGCCTTCCTGGGAACCCGAAAAGAAAGACAACAGTCGGCAAAAGATCACATCAGCAGTGTTTTGGAACAATATAATGTAAATGCTGTAGATACTTTGATAGGAGCGATTGTTCCTCCGGAAAGTTTAATGAAAACGCTCACCGATCGAAAATTGGCGGAAGAACAGAAAATCACCTACGAAACTGAAATGCTGGCCCAGGAAACGCGTCAGGCTCTGGAAAAAGAAACGGCTGTTGCTGATATGCAGAAAGAAATTGTAAAAGCAGATCAGGGTGTTGTGATTGCAGAAAGGATAGCTGATGCATCGGTGAAAAAAGCGACCGGAGATGCCAATTCAGTAAGATTACAGGCGAATGCGGAAGGAGACAGGTTGAAACTGTTAGCAACAGGTGAAGCAGAAAAAACAAGACTTCTTGCCAAAGCCGAAGCAGAAAAGATAGAATTGCTGGCAAAAGCGAATGCAGAACAAATTTCATTAACCGGTAATGCAGAAGCGGAAAAAATTCTGGCCATTGGTAAATCTAATGCAGAATCTTACAAGCTATCTGTAGAAGCAATGGGCGGAAATAACTTTACCCAATTGAAAATTATGGAGAATATAGCCAGCCAGAATGTAAGAATAATGCCTGAGGTATTAATTGGTGGAAACGGAGATTCAGCAAATGGCGGAATCAGCGGACTTCTGGGACTTCAGCTGTTGGAGCAGGTGCAAAAGAAAAATGCTGAAACGGTTACTGTAATTGAAGAAAAACCG of the Chryseobacterium viscerum genome contains:
- a CDS encoding SPFH domain-containing protein encodes the protein MELAFHGWMIPAVIALLCILFYKFILRIFFGLIIVPQDKIGLVTKKFVLVGKQELPEGRIIATNGEAGFQAQTLAPGVYFRKWIWQYSIDFQPFIVIPTGKIGLLLAKDGAELETGRILGRKVDCDSFQDAEAFLKNGGRKGRQTAIIAPGSYRINTLLFEIELTDMTQIPDNAVGIITTMEGDPLAEGQIAGKIINDHNKFQDVDTFLNKGGFKGLQEQVILAGSYFLNPWFTKVEMVKMTEIPIGHVGVIISYVGEEGLDLSGIDFKHGNIVEKSHKGVWAEPIGPGKYPINPYIMKVELVPTTNLVLNWAYERSESHQLDKNLSTITVRSKDGFPFNLDVSQIIHIPTYEAPKVIARFGNMINLVSQVLEPTIGNYFRNSAQDSDVIAFLGTRKERQQSAKDHISSVLEQYNVNAVDTLIGAIVPPESLMKTLTDRKLAEEQKITYETEMLAQETRQALEKETAVADMQKEIVKADQGVVIAERIADASVKKATGDANSVRLQANAEGDRLKLLATGEAEKTRLLAKAEAEKIELLAKANAEQISLTGNAEAEKILAIGKSNAESYKLSVEAMGGNNFTQLKIMENIASQNVRIMPEVLIGGNGDSANGGISGLLGLQLLEQVQKKNAETVTVIEEKPDNNS